One genomic region from Torulaspora delbrueckii CBS 1146 chromosome 4, complete genome encodes:
- the MHF1 gene encoding Mhf1p (similar to Saccharomyces cerevisiae YOL086W-A; ancestral locus Anc_3.116) has protein sequence MSNDAKTVEKEKILSQLKGKLWYCIERQINEETPFDTTCTPAFTNALVELCYMQLIEMGKDLEAFARHAGRDTITAEDMMLLLRKTPGLQETLRST, from the coding sequence ATGAGCAATGATGCCAAGACtgttgagaaggaaaagatccTTTCTCAGTTGAAGGGAAAGTTGTGGTATTGTATTGAGAGACAGATTAATGAAGAAACCCCGTTTGATACCACCTGCACACCGGCCTTTACAAATGCGCTAGTTGAACTGTGTTATATGCAATTAATTGAGATGGGGAAGGACCTAGAAGCCTTTGCGCGGCATGCTGGTAGAGATACGATAACTGCAGAGGACATGATGTTGTTGCTACGCAAGACTCCCGGATTGCAGGAAACATTACGGTCGACGTGA
- the TDEL0D05030 gene encoding uncharacterized protein (similar to Saccharomyces cerevisiae ATG19 (YOL082W); ancestral locus Anc_3.120), which produces MTLGNAGIVYGTRGEVFEGDRGKSLSEFISSNFNIDDVFKKKLVMGRCICHGKKALETDILLDNEQQAEKFIASKESKKPHVILIYDKHNDAEPVTTEPSKEQESKVVISEEQWVDLVSSIKKLELSVLEQAKPKAAPDGVVHTYVVCDGCYPTEQEDAVEIHGPRFKCLTCRNFDLCSKCESEGYENFQHKRTHNMAKLNLPAKNICGVKPESYVTSKVSGNDKEVVIDIADDRKDLFDLFSKMENLEEIVHGFRLYKKWTEKLSEEKIEGILSGEEFSAKNRRFEVAKPGKLEVELKKKDKAIIFQMRNTGASTVAGGLTLVYSTFKEDDNLDASNVTCELPMGPHELLPGNSKMLKFNYFGVLSDISMETKSQIALVDSEKNFIFKGTNSGRAGSHFILNSTGLASDGIAGDLPLLNRRDSLQLLEKDDSDSVISSTVTNDNETLHSVSDQETSNWDEYDFLSESDV; this is translated from the coding sequence ATGACATTAGGTAATGCAGGAATCGTATATGGCACTCGCGGGGAAGTGTTTGAAGGTGATCGTGGTAAGAGTTTAAGTGAGTTTATCTCATCTAATTTCAACATCGATGACGTatttaagaagaaattagTGATGGGTAGATGTATATGCCACGGTAAGAAAGCTTTAGAGACTGATATACTACTTGATAATGAGCAGcaagctgaaaaatttatCGCTTCCAaggaatcaaagaagcctCATGTGATTTTGATCTATGATAAGCATAATGATGCGGAACCGGTTACTACAGAACCATCGAAGGAACAAGAGAGTAAGGTGGTTATTTCTGAGGAACAATGGGTTGACCTCGTTTCTTCGATCAAAAAGTTGGAATTATCTGTCCTGGAGCAAGCTAAGCCTAAAGCTGCGCCTGATGGTGTAGTTCATACATATGTCGTTTGCGATGGTTGTTATCCGACTGAACAGGAAGATGCTGTTGAGATTCATGGCCCAAGGTTCAAATGCTTGACTTGTCGCAATTTCGATCTTTGTTCCAAATGTGAAAGTGAAGGTTATGAAAACTTTCAACATAAGAGAACTCATAATATGGCTAAGCTCAATTTGCCAGCTAAGAATATATGTGGAGTAAAGCCTGAGAGCTATGTCACTAGTAAAGTTTCGGGGAACGATAAGGAAGTTGTTATCGATATTGCCGATGACAGGAAGGATCTGTTTGATTTGTTCTCAAAAATGGAAAACTTGGAAGAGATCGTTCATGGCTTCAGATTATACAAGAAATGGACCGAAAAGCTAAGTGAAGAGAAGATCGAAGGGATCCTATCAGGTGAAGAATTCTCCGCCAAGAATCGACGTTTTGAAGTGGCCAAGCCCGGCAAACTGGAGGTagagctgaagaagaaggacaagGCaatcatttttcaaatgcGCAATACGGGGGCAAGCACAGTTGCAGGTGGTCTAACTTTAGTATATTCCacattcaaagaagatgacaaTCTTGACGCATCCAACGTCACCTGTGAACTGCCCATGGGACCTCATGAGCTCTTACCTGGTAATAGTaagatgttgaaatttaACTATTTCGGAGTTCTTTCTGACATATCGATGGAAACCAAGAGTCAGATCGCTCTGGTGGACTCTgagaaaaatttcatttttaAAGGTACCAATAGTGGTAGAGCAGGCTCTCACTTTATCTTGAATTCAACTGGGTTAGCATCGGACGGCATCGCAGGAGATTTGCCTTTGTTAAACAGACGGGATTCATTGCAATTGCTAGAGAAAGACGACTCTGATAGCGTCATCAGTTCTACAGTCACTAACGACAACGAAACACTTCACTCTGTCTCTGATCAAGAGACTTCCAACTGGGACGAGTACGATTTCCTCAGCGAAAGTGATGTCTGA
- the DUF1 gene encoding Duf1p (similar to Saccharomyces cerevisiae YOL087C; ancestral locus Anc_3.115) encodes MDELTISYGLLAPQARASQDLHILPITKILYPEGQDGYFLTCSRDGSVIKHRFDASGATTRRNRMQAHSDWVTDIIQVSRNKFITVSHDFSIVLLTLHDGSDTWETKIIGDHEDYIKCVVHVPSDDDDFLFATGGLDKKTKVWRLENDEATLTHEFLNVTKSDDTGSIYAMAAMPPSSERDFDLVAGDCNGDLIFYSVKSRREVQRISRAHESNIKVVKIVNNSTRLISSCSDGLIHVWNLTPGYGEVKNTSHCKLSGSIWGIYGNYLSMLFVADSKGNINKVDLSTAGNPIVSPVYSSENSLEDSSQDVRIRHGGILDLMSLSDDVIVFSKSTDSNLYRLNIRTSELAISRGGFALTKSSLLTNRRHVITENTKGEIQRWDIVICELLDTFDVSQGNFDEVVAKYTSKEILSHWCSVSVKVGMLFIKLNPRILNTEIYGTALKDYKVLNDVEVNTDERYNLGKIVVNSLFNEFVSYEMQQDKAFRKQLTARRKDVSKESTASPQELTLNFGEPKGKDKRRKSAFYRFSSTTPNLDASTTSMSAPNTPFYASEVPALPKDEQPLLPPSALSAGEKPTADGADFANTLPLKGSEGRTLSSGSLISRKLKLLRSHSRTGTGTSTPLEPHAIVSSDVEDSAAEEENYAERVEWNQAFNGDNFAPQQMADLLYAKLKPIASSDEAPGSMNSEKKSTSAPTSAPNSMADFIKALREGYKQAYNANSSSLKLLTRRLPETKIVRDPSSPIIRIKTGVLLVVHSWSKTSCGGRVLFTTYLPAARNLDDDSGSILQESEEDGDSNEDDEKLHKFDLVDNEYGNAMNRREIFEQLEKNLPFWFAKCLFCDNVTGKKQPKLNFIIEPWQDHDPPATAPAQPQQQHHRLKFGRLKSTETIPRSTELPKISEANVKLVAPGMIKVKKIKVYIVDRFETKSPEMKAKIDPSEWMELLCKGQVLDNDMTLSTVRTLYWKSQGEIIFQYRRKMVSSSSTTSDNSNSTSKDL; translated from the coding sequence ATGGATGAACTTACGATCAGTTATGGGCTGCTGGCGCCTCAGGCTAGAGCCTCACAGGATTTGCATATATTGCCTATTACCAAGATACTGTATCCTGAGGGACAAGATGGTTATTTTCTGACTTGTAGTCGGGATGGATCAGTTATCAAGCATAGATTTGATGCTTCAGGCGCTACTACTAGAAGGAACAGAATGCAGGCACATAGTGACTGGGTTACTGATATCATACAGGTGAGTCGTAACAAATTTATTACGGTAAGCCACGACTTTTCGATTGTGCTACTCACATTGCATGACGGTTCGGATACTTGGGAAACCAAGATAATAGGAGATCATGAAGATTACATAAAATGTGTGGTACATGTACCctctgatgatgatgactttctCTTTGCCACTGGTGGTCTCGATAAGAAGACTAAAGTTTGGAGATTAGAGAATGACGAGGCCACACTGACTCACGAATTCCTCAATGTTACCAAAAGTGATGACACTGGTTCAATCTATGCGATGGCTGCAATGCCGCCAAGTTCtgaaagagattttgatcttgtcGCTGGCGATTGTAACGGTGACTTAATATTTTACTCTGTTAAGAGTCGCCGTGAGGTTCAGAGAATCAGCAGAGCTCATGAGTCAAACATCAAAGTGGTAAAAATTGTGAATAATTCAACGAGACTCATCAGTTCCTGTTCCGACGGTCTGATACATGTATGGAACTTGACCCCTGGGTATGGGGAAGTGAAGAACACTTCCCATTGCAAGTTGAGTGGATCAATATGGGGTATTTACGGTAATTATCTGAGTATGCTATTCGTGGCTGACTCAAAAGGTAACATTAACAAAGTTGATCTCTCGACCGCTGGAAATCCTATTGTCTCTCCCGTTTACAGCTCGGAAAACTCCTTGGAAGATAGCAGTCAAGATGTCAGGATCAGACATGGGGGAATTCTAGATCTGATGTCTTTGTCGGACGACGTAATTGTGTTCTCAAAATCAACAGACTCGAATCTGTATCGACTAAACATTCGCACGAGTGAGTTAGCGATAAGTAGAGGTGGATTTGCATTAACTAAGAGCTCGCTTTTGACAAACAGGCGTCATGTCATTACAGAAAATACCAAGGGAGAGATACAAAGATGGGATATAGTAATTTGCGAACTTTTGGACACGTTTGATGTCTCACAGGGAAATTTTGACGAAGTGGTAGCGAAGTACACTTCTAAAGAAATTTTGTCTCATTGGTGCAGTGTGTCGGTTAAAGTTGGGATGCTATTCATCAAGCTCAACCCCCGCATACTAAATACCGAAATTTACGGTACTGCACTGAAAGACTACAAAGTCTTGAACGATGTGGAAGTGAATACGGATGAACGTTATAATCTGGGCAAAATTGTGGTCAATTCGCTCTTTAACGAATTTGTATCATATGAGATGCAACAAGACAAGGCTTTCAGAAAGCAATTGACTGCAAGAAGGAAGGATGTAAGCAAAGAATCCACGGCCTCTCCCCAAGAGCTGACTCTCAATTTCGGCGAACCTAAAGGTAAAGATAAGAGGAGAAAATCTGCTTTTTACCGATTTAGCTCGACGACTCCAAACCTCGATGCCAGCACTACTTCTATGTCGGCGCCCAATACACCATTTTACGCAAGTGAGGTTCCGGCCCTACCAAAGGATGAGCAACCTTTATTGCCGCCGTCAGCGTTGTCAGCTGGAGAGAAGCCAACCGCTGATGGAGcagattttgcaaatacCCTGCCACTGAAAGGAAGCGAGGGGCGTACTTTGAGCTCTGGATCCTTGATAAGTAGAAAGTTGAAGCTACTCAGGTCACACTCACGTACTGGTACGGGTACCAGTACGCCACTCGAGCCCCACGCAATTGTAAGCTCAGACGTGGAAGACTCGGCCGCCGAGGAAGAAAATTACGCAGAGCGTGTCGAATGGAATCAAGCCTTCAACGGCGATAACTTTGCACCGCAGCAGATGGCCGATCTTTTATATGCCAAGCTCAAACCAATAGCTTCAAGCGATGAGGCTCCAGGCAGCATGAATTcagaaaaaaaatctactTCAGCTCCAACATCAGCTCCTAACTCTATGGCTGACTTTATCAAAGCATTACGTGAAGGCTACAAGCAAGCATACAACGCTAACTCATCATCACTGAAATTACTAACGAGAAGGCTGCCTGAAACAAAGATCGTCAGAGATCCCTCATCGCCAATCATTCGCATAAAAACCGGCGTTTTACTCGTCGTGCACAGCTGGAGCAAGACATCCTGTGGTGGTAGAGTACTTTTCACCACCTACCTACCAGCGGCACGAAACCTTGATGACGATAGCGGTTCCATCTTGCAAgagagtgaagaagatggtgaCAGCAACGAAGACGACGAAAAATTACAcaagtttgatcttgtgGACAATGAATATGGAAACGCAATGAATAGAAGGGAAATATTCGAGcaattggagaaaaatTTACCATTCTGGTTTGCCAAATGTCTCTTCTGTGACAATGTAACTGGCAAGAAGCAACCCAAGCTCAATTTTATCATAGAACCCTGGCAAGATCACGATCCCCCAGCTACGGCACCAGCTCAACctcaacaacaacaccaCAGACTCAAATTCGGAAGACTCAAATCCACCGAAACAATACCCCGTTCAACTGAGCTTCCTAAAATTTCCGAAGCAAACGTAAAGCTTGTTGCTCCTGGAATGATCAAAGTTAAGAAGATAAAGGTTTACATCGTGGACAGATTCGAGACCAAGTCTCCAGAAATGAAGGCCAAGATAGATCCAAGCGAATGGATGGAGCTACTATGCAAGGGTCAAGTTTTGGATAATGACATGACTTTAAGCACCGTTCGAACTCTTTACTGGAAGTCCCAAGGCGAgattatttttcaatacAGAAGGAAAATGGTAAGTTCATCATCCACTACAAGTGATAACAGTAATTCAACATCAAAGGACCTCTAG
- the PHM7 gene encoding Phm7p (similar to Saccharomyces cerevisiae PHM7 (YOL084W); ancestral locus Anc_3.119) has protein sequence MAEEGSSSTSAFVSSFIFFGLVGLVLITVFSFLRPKYRRVYEPRSLTDVQTVKEEERADSVPDSTFGWIPYLLGKPHSFLMQHASIDGYFLLRYVGITASLSLITCFLLFPILLPVNATNGRGYEGFELLSFANVTNHNRFYAHVFLSWIFFGLLLYVIYKELYYYVVVRHAVQTSPLYDGLLSSRTVIVTELNDTFSHPGEMERRFPRASKIVFAADHKQLQDYCKDRAKTAAKYEGTLNKLVNKAVKMNLKAQKKGKLDDLYHNGSEAQDMLETYVPTNKRPKQRLGKIKLPLMSEKVDLIHYSQDHIAELNEKIHQEQREWDQKEIKPTVFMEFSTQLEAQKCFQSIESVMGKSSFGKRYIGVAPEDVKWDNVSFTKSVRRGKRALANTFLCLMIIYWAIPVTVVGVISNVNFLSEKVFFLHWIQDIPDPILGIVTGIVPSLALSILMSLVPPVIKKAGVISGSMTVQETELYCQSWYYAFQVIQVFLVTTAASSASSTVEAIIREPSSAMTLLANNLPKASNFYISYFLLQGLTAPPFALAQVVPLVLSRFLGKFLDKTPRQKWNRYNKLAEPSWGVAYPTVQILVCIWICYAVIAPLVLVFSSLCLCSIYLSFIYMFNFVVGFGPDNKGRNYPRALFQIFVAMYLAEICLLGLFIMGKAWGPLVLEVVAIVVTVLAHLYYKRRFMPLFDAVPISAIRYARGEKGYSYPADLGYKEIRDVADEAKNDFEQDTNSGVIRPATSAELKRAHLLSNTDSNTNEGSNDQAESISEKPVNIFDENRRSSTESGSSNGVAKKSTLGGASKNESTFVPDENFHKKTYKDLENRPREPRDEHRNAEGALLENADVAKVYADPAAIVEAENSFPPNIPETRTLRQRAINFFSPAKSYPFETVRMRLPHIFNTTIEYDEQFLNSAYSDPSVQEKDPIIWICKDHMGLSKQLIRDAHTKDVLVTDEFTEYDEKGRAMYLFNPPDFDYKAKR, from the coding sequence ATGGCTGAGGAAGGtagttcttcaacttctgcGTTTGTTTCGTCATTTATTTTCTTTGGGCTGGTTGGACTGGTGCTCATCACAGTGTTTAGTTTTCTTCGTCCCAAGTACAGACGTGTTTATGAGCCGCGTTCGCTGACTGATGTTCAGACTGTTAAGGAGGAGGAAAGAGCAGATTCAGTGCCCGACAGTACTTTTGGCTGGATCCCTTATTTGTTGGGTAAACCTCACTCTTTTTTGATGCAGCATGCTAGTATTGATGGATACTTTTTGCTGCGGTACGTTGGGATCACGGCGTCATTGTCTCTGATCACCTGCTTTTTGCTGTTCCCTATCCTATTGCCGGTGAATGCTACTAATGGTCGTGGGTATGAAGGTTTTGAATTGCTGTCGTTTGCGAACGTTACGAACCACAATCGGTTTTATGCTCATGTTTTTTTGTCGTGGATTTTTTTTGGATTGTTGCTTTATGTTATTTACAAGGAATTGTATTACTACGTCGTGGTGAGACATGCGGTACAGACAAGTCCGCTTTATGATGGATTGTTGTCTTCTAGGACGGTGATTGTGACAGAGTTAAATGATACTTTCTCTCACCCTGGTGAGATGGAAAGACGTTTCCCTCGTGCTTCGAAGATCGTCTTTGCTGCAGATCATAAGCAATTGCAGGACTATTGTAAGGATCGGGCCAAGACTGCTGCTAAGTATGAGGGCACTTTGAATAAGTTGGTGAACAAAGCGGTGaaaatgaatttgaaagcgCAAAAGAAGGGCAAACTAGATGATTTGTACCACAATGGGTCTGAAGCACAGGATATGCTTGAAACGTATGTTCCAACAAATAAGAGACCAAAGCAGCGGTTAGGTAAGATCAAGTTACCGTTGATGTCGGAGAAAGTTGATTTGATTCATTACTCGCAGGATCACATTGCAGAATTAAACGAAAAGATTCATCAGGAACAAAGGGAATGGGATCAAAAGGAGATTAAACCAACGGTTTTTATGGAATTTTCCACTCAACTTGAAGCACAGAAATGTTTCCAATCGATAGAATCGGTTATGGGTAAGTCTTCTTTTGGTAAGAGATACATTGGTGTGGCTCCTGAAGATGTTAAATGGGATAATGTTTCCTTTACAAAGTCAGTGAGACGCGGTAAGAGAGCTTTGGCGAACACTTTTCTATGTCTAATGATCATCTACTGGGCCATCCCAGTCACGGTGGTTGGTGTTATCTCGAACGTTAATTTCTTATCTGAGaaagttttcttcttacACTGGATTCAAGATATTCCCGATCCTATCCTTGGGATAGTTACTGGTATTGTACCTTCCTTGGCACTATCCATTTTGATGTCGTTGGTTCCACCAGTTATTAAGAAAGCAGGTGTGATAAGTGGATCTATGACTGTACAAGAAACCGAATTGTATTGTCAGTCATGGTATTATGCGTTCCAAGTTATTCAAGTCTTCTTGGTTACTACTGCTGCTTcctcagcttcttccacCGTTGAGGCTATCATTAGAGAACCAAGCAGTGCGATGACTTTGTTGGCTAACAATCTTCCAAAGGCTTCGAATTTCTACATTTCTTACTTTTTGCTTCAGGGTCTAACAGCTCCACCATTTGCCTTGGCTCAAGTAGTGCCTTTGGTATTGAGTAGATTTTTGGGTAAATTCCTGGACAAGACTCCTAGACAAAAATGGAACCGTTATAATAAATTAGCTGAACCAAGTTGGGGGGTTGCCTATCCAACAGTGCAGATCCTTGTTTGTATTTGGATTTGTTATGCCGTGATCGCTCCTTTGGTTTTAGTCTTCAGTTCCTTGTGTTTGTGCTCCATCTATCTAAGTTTCATCTACATGTTCAACTTCGTTGTTGGATTTGGTCCAGATAACAAGGGTAGAAACTATCCTCGTGCTCtgttccaaatctttgtGGCCATGTATCTCGCTGAAATTTGTCTACttggtcttttcatcatgGGAAAGGCCTGGGGTCCACTGGTTCTAGAAGTGGTGGCTATTGTTGTTACTGTCTTGGCACACCTATATTATAAGAGAAGATTTATGCCATTATTTGACGCCGTCCCAATAAGTGCTATCAGATACGCTAGAGGTGAAAAAGGTTACAGTTATCCAGCTGATTTGGGTTACAAGGAGATTAGAGACGTTGCTGATGAGGCAAAGAACgattttgaacaagatACTAATTCAGGTGTCATTCGTCCAGCAACCTCTGCAGAACTAAAAAGAGCTCACTTACTTTCAAACACTGATTCTAACACCAACGAAGGTAGTAATGATCAAGCCGAATCTATTTCAGAGAAACCAGTCAACATCTTTGACGAGAATAGACGTAGTAGTACTGAAAGTGGTAGCTCCAATGGTGTGGCCAAGAAGTCAACACTAGGTGGTGCTTCAAAGAACGAATCTACTTTTGTTCCTGATGAAAATTTCCATAAAAAAACCTATAAGGATTTGGAGAATAGACCAAGGGAACCAAGGGATGAACACAGAAATGCTGAAGGGGCTCTACTAGAAAATGCAGATGTCGCTAAAGTTTACGCTGATCCTGCAGCTATTGTTGAAGCCGAGAACTCTTTCCCACCCAACATACCTGAAACCAGAACTTTAAGGCAAAGAGCaatcaatttcttctctccaGCAAAGAGTTATCCTTTCGAAACGGTTAGAATGAGATTACCTCACATTTTCAATACCACTATCGAGTACGATGAACAGTTCTTGAACTCGGCATACAGTGACCCTAGCGttcaagaaaaagatcCAATCATTTGGATCTGCAAGGACCACATGGGTCTCTCCAAGCAACTCATTCGTGACGCACACACCAAAGACGTTTTGGTCACAGATGAGTTCACCGAGTACGACGAAAAGGGTAGGGCGATGTACCTCTTCAACCCTCCAGATTTCGATTACAAGGCAAAGAGATAG
- the MRPS9 gene encoding mitochondrial 37S ribosomal protein uS9m (similar to Saccharomyces cerevisiae MRPS9 (YBR146W); ancestral locus Anc_3.117) → MLIRRLLGGFSRPSVRQFSVGPFLKQQEQQQIAKFPNRTIPKLATFYSANPLHENHVDRLESLLRKYVKLPVLSAAQQQEQRPAWISFDEYALFGGGSRLKPIQYQELLTLLNKLHGIDPQLTNDEIKSELAQFYKKTKIQSVQNSLKELDEFGRSIAIGRRKTSVAKVQVVRGIGEILVNGRQLNDYFVKLKDRESILYPLQVLDAAGKYNIFATTSGGGATGQAEAIMLAVAKALVTFNPLLKPRLRKAGVITRDYRHVERKKPGKKKARKMPTWVKR, encoded by the coding sequence ATGCTCATTAGACGATTGTTGGGTGGTTTCTCTCGTCCCTCGGTGAGACAATTCTCCGTTGGTCCATTTTTGAAGCAAcaggaacaacaacaaattgcaaaatttcCCAATAGAACTATCCCAAAATTGGCTACTTTCTACTCGGCAAATCCCCTTCATGAGAACCATGTTGATCGTTTGGAGAGTCTGCTTAGGAAATACGTGAAGTTGCCCGTTCTTTCCGCAGCtcaacaacaagaacaaagacCAGCTTGGATTTCCTTTGATGAATACGCACTATTTGGTGGGGGTAGTCGATTGAAACCAATCCAGTATCAGGAGTTACTTACGTTACTGAATAAATTACATGGCATAGATCCTCAATTGACAAATGATGAGATTAAATCAGAATTAGCACAATTTTACAAAAAGACAAAGATACAATCtgttcaaaattctttgaaagagttggaTGAGTTTGGTAGAAGTATAGCTATCGGTAGAAGAAAGACTTCTGTGGCTAAAGTTCAAGTCGTTAGGGGTATCGGAGAAATCCTAGTGAATGGTCGTCAATTGAACGATTATTTCgtcaaattgaaggatcGTGAATCTATTCTGTATCCTCTACAAGTCCTAGACGCTGCTGGGAAATACAACATCTTCGCCACAACATCTGGTGGAGGAGCTACGGGACAGGCTGAGGCTATCATGCTGGCAGTTGCTAAGGCACTTGTAACTTTCAACCCTCTATTAAAGCCTAGATTACGCAAGGCAGGCGTCATTACAAGAGATTACAGACATGTCGAAAGAAAGAAACctggtaagaagaaggcaagAAAGATGCCAACATGGGTCAAGAGATAG
- the TDEL0D05050 gene encoding zinc-dependent alcohol dehydrogenase (similar to Saccharomyces cerevisiae ADH5 (YBR145W) and ADH1 (YOL086C); ancestral locus Anc_3.118) — protein MSAPTIPETQKGVIFYENNGTLEYKDIPVPKPAPNELLINVKYSGVCHTDLHAWKGDWPLPVKLPLVGGHEGAGVVVALGSNVKNWKVGDYAGIKWLNGCCMSCEDCELGNESNCPQADLSGYTHDGSFQQYATTDAVQAAKISPGTDLAEVAPVLCAGLTVYKALKSAELEAGQWVAISGACGGLGSLAVQYAKAMGYRVLGIDGGDEKAKMFKELGGEYFIDFTKCKDIIGEVVKATNGGAHGVINVSVSEAAISASTRYARANGTVVLVGLPAGAYCKSEVFNQVVKSIKIVGSYVGNRADTREALDFFNRGLVKAPIKVVGLSTLPEIYDKMIKGQIFGRYVVDTYK, from the coding sequence ATGTCTGCTCCAACTATCCCAGAAACCCAAAAGGGTGTTATCTTTTACGAGAACAACGGTACTTTGGAATACAAAGATATCCCAGTTCCAAAGCCAGCTCCAAATGAGCTTTTGATTAACGTCAAGTACTCTGGTGTTTGTCACACCGATTTGCACGCCTGGAAGGGTGACTGGCCATTGCCAGTTAAGCTACCTTTAGTCGGTGGTCACGAAGGTGCtggtgttgttgttgctcTAGGTTCTAACGTTAAGAACTGGAAGGTCGGTGACTACGCCGGTATCAAATGGTTGAACGGTTGTTGTATGTCTTGTGAAGATTGTGAATTGGGTAACGAATCCAACTGTCCACAAGCTGACTTGTCTGGTTACACCCACGACGGTTCTTTCCAACAATACGCTACCACTGATGCTGTTCAAGCTGCCAAGATCTCTCCAGGTACCGATTTGGCTGAAGTTGCTCCAGTTCTATGTGCTGGTCTCACTGTTTACAAGGCTTTGAAGTCTGCTGAGTTGGAAGCCGGTCAATGGGTTGCCATTTCCGGTGCTTGTGGTGGTCTAGGTTCTCTAGCTGTCCAATACGCTAAGGCTATGGGTTACAGAGTCTTGGGTATTGACGGTGGTGACGAAAAGGCTAAGATGTTCAAGGAATTGGGTGGTGAATACTTCATTGATTTCACCAAGTGTAAGGACATCATTGGCGAAGTCGTCAAGGCTACCAACGGTGGTGCCCACGGTGTCATCAACGTCTCTGTCTCCGAAGCTGCCATCTCTGCTTCCACTCGTTACGCCAGAGCCAACGGTACCGTTGTCTTGGTCGGTCTACCAGCCGGTGCTTACTGTAAGTCCGAAGTCTTCAACCAGGTCGTCAAGTCCATCAAAATCGTCGGTTCTTACGTCGGTAACAGAGCTGACACCAGAGAAGCTTTggacttcttcaacagagGTTTGGTCAAGGCCCCAATCAAGGTTGTCGGTCTATCCACTTTGCCTGAAATCTATGATAAGATGATCAAGGGCCAAATCTTTGGTAGATACGTTGTTGACACTTACAAATAG
- the RPB5 gene encoding DNA-directed RNA polymerase core subunit RPB5 (similar to Saccharomyces cerevisiae RPB5 (YBR154C); ancestral locus Anc_3.114), whose product MDQENERNISRLWRTFRTMKEMVKDRGYFIAQEEIELSLEDFKVKYCDSMGRPQRKMMSFQSNPTEESITKFPNLGSLWVEFCDEPTVGVKTMKTFVIHIQEKNFQTGIFVYQNNITPSAMKLVPSIPPATIETFHEASLVVNITHHELVPKHIKLSEEEKKELLKRYRLKESQLPRIQRADPVALYLGLKRGEVVKIIRNSETAGRYASYRICM is encoded by the coding sequence ATGGAccaagaaaatgaaagaaataTCTCCAGACTTTGGAGAACGTTTAGGACTATGAAAGAGATGGTCAAGGACAGAGGATACTTCATTGCTCAAGAGGAAATAGAGCTCTCGCTCGAGGATTTTAAAGTGAAATACTGTGACTCTATGGGAAGACcacaaagaaagatgatgtCCTTCCAATCTAACCCAACCGAGGAATCGATAACGAAATTTCCCAACTTAGGATCGTTGTGGGTGGAATTCTGCGATGAACCTACTGTCGGTGTCAAGACTATGAAGACTTTTGTTATACATATCCAGGagaaaaatttccaaacAGGTATCTTCGTTTATCAAAACAATATCACTCCAAGTGCCATGAAATTGGTTCCATCAATACCTCCAGCTACCATTGAGACTTTCCATGAAGCTTCTCTTGTGGTCAACATCACTCATCATGAGTTGGTGCCCAAACACATAAAGCTAAgcgaagaggaaaagaaggaactgttgaaaagatatAGACTAAAAGAATCACAACTACCTAGAATCCAAAGAGCCGACCCAGTGGCACTTTATTTGGGGCTTAAGAGAGGTGAAGTTGTTAAAATCATCAGAAATAGTGAAACTGCCGGTCGTTATGCCAGTTATAGAATCTGCATGTGA